In Zea mays cultivar B73 chromosome 7, Zm-B73-REFERENCE-NAM-5.0, whole genome shotgun sequence, the following proteins share a genomic window:
- the LOC100384817 gene encoding protein SMG7 isoform X1 — translation MQNNELEDQLRKSAQSKVPSDPSIWLQMRDNFEKIILIDHDLSEQKEVEYLLWKLHYKRIEDFRRSISAASSAASQSGKSNANPDRVKRIKLTFKSFLSEATGFYHDLMLKIKSNLGLPLSYFPEGIDNANNSARDDKTTVQLKKGLISCHRCLIYLGDLARYKSSQGDGDSASREYAAASSYYMEAASIYPSSGNPHHQLAILASYSGNEVVAVYRYFRSLAADTPFTTARDNLIILFEKNRQSYRQLPDNNKVPSAKALPPRLSGRGQGRGEVKFQPKDVNAEAAEREQECNVRDTLKAFYIRFVRLTGILFTRTSLETFGELFSSVSNDLQILLSSGLEEDLNFGSDAAENALAAVRLTIILIFTVHNVNKEPDSQSYSELVQRRVLLQSAFTAAFDFVGRILRRCSELGDITSSFYLPAILVYIEWLASHPELAIDSEMEEQHANARSFFWNQCISFMNKLILTNLASMEDNDDEACFSNMSIYEEGETGNRLAIWEDLELRGFLPLVPAHTILDFSSKHTFGNVGSTKEKKARVQRIFAAGKSLLNFVQIDQLRIYFDPSLKKFVLAKNSPVSRTNTPLHESPDALKTNGTEMDHKAARRFDSVSSNVGSLQSKVQFCPDGDDEEEIVFKPTAYEKFSKVSSDLSVNGYVHPVPVSAAGGPTNASLVPVQNTASMSATRLPSNPHATGLPSNGGSLPSTASLSAAGNYNTDQSLPRSSVGWTDWAVNSEQNVTPSIAPRFELMQSVEEPVSSWTSSGAQHVGPQHKHTGLTFPDVVSEPCVSASMVQCFSSSDYSKFLREQEIFLMNGLKTVNITGNGYLEQRLQPGLSGLQSMGYSSQIPIQPGGTTANLMHNHVKITGETVPSTLDSVVPSIAPSGGMPIKLTEAPLTASKKNPVSRPSKPVGPPPGFNHVTPKRQDDSIPVEKLQNPQVDDYSWLDSYQQSIDHVHSLRTIYPGVSDTSTAFATPFSFPGRIHTQGTNEKTWQDFHLFEPSKQNMFQTYHQRNLQSGQMDEQEPANSIWSSSYHV, via the exons ATGCAGAATAATGAACTTGAAGATCAGCTTCGCAAGTCCGCACAATCCAAAGTCCCATCAGATCCCAGCATATGGCTTCAGATGCGTGACAACTTTGAGAAGATTATTCTCATAGATCATGACCTATCTGAACAGAAAGAGGTAGAGTATCTCCTATGGAAGTTGCATTACAAAAGAATTGAGGACTTCAGGAGGAGCATTAGTGCTGCAAGCTCAGCTGCATCtcagagtgggaagagcaacgctAATCCAGATCGAGTCAAGAGAATTAAATTAACCTTCAAAAGCTTCCTTTCAGAAGCAACTGGCTTCTATCACGACTTGATGTTAAAGATCAAATCAAATTTGGGCCTTCCACTCAGTTACTTTCCAGAGGGCATCGACAATGCAAACAACTCTGCGCGAGATGACAAGACAACAGTGCAGTTGAAGAAAGGTTTGATTTCATGCCATCGCTGCCTGATATATTTGGGAGATCTTGCTCGTTACAAGAGCTCGCAAGGTGATGGTGATTCTGCTAGCCGTGAATACGCAGCGGCATCTAGTTACTACATGGAGGCTGCTTCTATCTATCCTTCCAGTGGCAACCCTCATCATCAG CTTGCTATACTAGCATCTTACTCAGGCAACGAGGTGGTAGCTGTTTATAGGTACTTCCGAAGCTTAGCTGCAGATACTCCTTTTACCACTGCACGTGACAACTTGATTATTCTTTTTGAAAAG AATCGCCAAAGCTATAGACAGCTGCCAGACAACAACAAAGTTCCCAGCGCTAAGGCATTACCCCCACGGCTATCTGGGAGGGGACAAGGACGGGGAGAAGTAAAGTTTCAGCCAAAAGATGTTAACGCAGAAGCAGCTGAAAGGGAACAGGAGTGCAATGTTCGTGATACATTGAAGGCCTTCTATATACGATTTGTCAGGCTCACTGGAATTCTTTTCACGAGGACCAG TTTGGAAACATTTGGGGAGCTGTTTTCTTCAGTTAGCAATGATTTGCAGATTCTTCTTTCTTCCGGTCTTGAGGAGGACCTTAATTTCGGTTCTGATGCTGCAGAAAATGCATTAGCTGCTGTTAGGCTTACTATCATCCTTATATTCACAGTGCACAATGTAAATAAAGAACCTGATAGCCAGTCATATTCTGAACTTGTGCAACGCAGAGTACTGCTCCAAAGTGCGTTTACGGCTGCTTTTGATTTTGTTGGACGAATTCTCAGAAGGTGTTCAGAACTTGGTGATATCACATCAAGCTTCTATCTGCCAGCCATTCTGGTCTACATCGAATGGCTGGCGTCCCATCCAGAGTTGGCTATTGACTCAGAGATGGAGGAACAGCATGCAAATGCCAGATCTTTCTTCTGGAACCAATGTATCTCATTTATGAATAAGTTGATCCTTACCAACCTTGCTTCTATGGAGGACAATGACGATGAGGCTTGCTTTTCTAATATGAGCATTTATGAGGAGGGTGAAACTGGGAACAGGCTTGCCATTTGGGAAGATCTTGAATTGAGAGGTTTTTTGCCCTTGGTTCCTGCACATACCATTTTGGATTTCTCAAGCAAACACACATTTGGAAATGTTGGAAGCACCAAGGAGAAGAAAGCACGGGTTCAACGAATTTTTGCTGCAGGAAAGTCACTGCTGAACTTTGTTCAGATTGATCAGTTGAGGATATATTTTGATCCATCTTTGAAAAAGTTTGTCTTGGCCAAGAACTCTCCTGTTTCTAGAACTAACACCCCTCTTCATGAATCTCCTGATGCACTTAAAACAAATGGGACTGAAATGGATCACAAGGCTGCTAGAAGATTTGATTCAGTTTCTTCTAATGTGGGCTCACTGCAGTCTAAAGTGCAGTTTTGTCCTGAtggtgatgatgaagaagaaattGTTTTCAAGCCAACAGCTTATGAGAAGTTTTCAAAAGTTTCTTCAGATCTGTCAGTTAATGGATACGTCCATCCTGTACCAGTGTCTGCTGCTGGTGGGCCAACCAATGCTAGTTTAGTGCCTGTTCAGAACACTGCATCAATGTCTGCAACTCGTTTACCATCCAATCCACATGCAACTGGTTTGCCATCCAATGGTGGGTCACTTCCAAGTACTGCATCTCTATCAGCTGCTGGTAATTACAACACTGATCAGTCGCTTCCCAGGTCGTCTGTTGGTTGGACTGATTGGGCTGTCAATAGTGAGCAAAATGTTACTCCTAGCATTGCTCCAAGATTTGAACTCATGCAGTCTGTTGAGGAGCCTGTTTCCAGCTGGACAAGCAGTGGGGCACAGCATGTTGGTCCTCAGCACAAGCACACAGGTTTAACTTTCCCAGATGTTGTCTCTGAACCATGTGTATCTGCATCAATGGTTCAATGTTTTAGTAGCTCCGATTATTCGAAATTTCTCAGAGAACAAGAAATATTCTTAATGAATGGACTGAAGACTGTCAACATAACTGGAAATGGCTATCTAGAGCAGAGATTGCAGCCTGGATTGAGTGGTTTACAGTCTATGGGTTATTCATCTCAGATACCTATTCAACCTGGTGGTACCACTGCAAACCTGATGCATAATCATGTCAAAATTACTGGAGAGACTGTCCCCTCTACACTTGATTCAGTTGTACCTTCAATAGCACCATCAGGTGGCATGCCAATCAAACTTACAGAAGCACCACTAACTGCTTCGAAGAAGAACCCTGTTAGTCGTCCATCAAAGCCTGTTGGACCACCTCCAGGATTTAATCATGTAACCCCAAAGCGTCAAGATGATTCTATTCCGGTTGAAAAACTGCAGAACCCACAGGTCGATGATTACAGCTGGCTAGATAGCTATCAGCAATCGATTGATCATGTTCACAGCTTAAGAACTATTTATCCTGGTGTCAGTGATACTAGCACTGCATTTGCCACTCCATTCTCTTTCCCTGGGAGGATACACACACAAGGGACCAATGAAAAGACTTGGCAAGATTTCCACCTTTTTGAGCCTTCAAAACAGAACATGTTCCAAACTTACCACCAAAGAAATCTGCAAAGTGGTCAAATGGATGAACAAGAGCCAGCAAATTCTATCTGGTCTAGCAGTTACCATGTGTGA
- the LOC100384817 gene encoding Protein SMG7, whose amino-acid sequence MMTVPMDSASAAPSSARDFAERLLTRNNELEDQLRKSAQSKVPSDPSIWLQMRDNFEKIILIDHDLSEQKEVEYLLWKLHYKRIEDFRRSISAASSAASQSGKSNANPDRVKRIKLTFKSFLSEATGFYHDLMLKIKSNLGLPLSYFPEGIDNANNSARDDKTTVQLKKGLISCHRCLIYLGDLARYKSSQGDGDSASREYAAASSYYMEAASIYPSSGNPHHQLAILASYSGNEVVAVYRYFRSLAADTPFTTARDNLIILFEKNRQSYRQLPDNNKVPSAKALPPRLSGRGQGRGEVKFQPKDVNAEAAEREQECNVRDTLKAFYIRFVRLTGILFTRTSLETFGELFSSVSNDLQILLSSGLEEDLNFGSDAAENALAAVRLTIILIFTVHNVNKEPDSQSYSELVQRRVLLQSAFTAAFDFVGRILRRCSELGDITSSFYLPAILVYIEWLASHPELAIDSEMEEQHANARSFFWNQCISFMNKLILTNLASMEDNDDEACFSNMSIYEEGETGNRLAIWEDLELRGFLPLVPAHTILDFSSKHTFGNVGSTKEKKARVQRIFAAGKSLLNFVQIDQLRIYFDPSLKKFVLAKNSPVSRTNTPLHESPDALKTNGTEMDHKAARRFDSVSSNVGSLQSKVQFCPDGDDEEEIVFKPTAYEKFSKVSSDLSVNGYVHPVPVSAAGGPTNASLVPVQNTASMSATRLPSNPHATGLPSNGGSLPSTASLSAAGNYNTDQSLPRSSVGWTDWAVNSEQNVTPSIAPRFELMQSVEEPVSSWTSSGAQHVGPQHKHTGLTFPDVVSEPCVSASMVQCFSSSDYSKFLREQEIFLMNGLKTVNITGNGYLEQRLQPGLSGLQSMGYSSQIPIQPGGTTANLMHNHVKITGETVPSTLDSVVPSIAPSGGMPIKLTEAPLTASKKNPVSRPSKPVGPPPGFNHVTPKRQDDSIPVEKLQNPQVDDYSWLDSYQQSIDHVHSLRTIYPGVSDTSTAFATPFSFPGRIHTQGTNEKTWQDFHLFEPSKQNMFQTYHQRNLQSGQMDEQEPANSIWSSSYHV is encoded by the exons ATGATGACCGTTCCCATGGATAGTGCTAGCGCAGCCCCGTCCTCTGCGCGGGACTTTGCTGAGCGTCTCCTTACTAGG AATAATGAACTTGAAGATCAGCTTCGCAAGTCCGCACAATCCAAAGTCCCATCAGATCCCAGCATATGGCTTCAGATGCGTGACAACTTTGAGAAGATTATTCTCATAGATCATGACCTATCTGAACAGAAAGAGGTAGAGTATCTCCTATGGAAGTTGCATTACAAAAGAATTGAGGACTTCAGGAGGAGCATTAGTGCTGCAAGCTCAGCTGCATCtcagagtgggaagagcaacgctAATCCAGATCGAGTCAAGAGAATTAAATTAACCTTCAAAAGCTTCCTTTCAGAAGCAACTGGCTTCTATCACGACTTGATGTTAAAGATCAAATCAAATTTGGGCCTTCCACTCAGTTACTTTCCAGAGGGCATCGACAATGCAAACAACTCTGCGCGAGATGACAAGACAACAGTGCAGTTGAAGAAAGGTTTGATTTCATGCCATCGCTGCCTGATATATTTGGGAGATCTTGCTCGTTACAAGAGCTCGCAAGGTGATGGTGATTCTGCTAGCCGTGAATACGCAGCGGCATCTAGTTACTACATGGAGGCTGCTTCTATCTATCCTTCCAGTGGCAACCCTCATCATCAG CTTGCTATACTAGCATCTTACTCAGGCAACGAGGTGGTAGCTGTTTATAGGTACTTCCGAAGCTTAGCTGCAGATACTCCTTTTACCACTGCACGTGACAACTTGATTATTCTTTTTGAAAAG AATCGCCAAAGCTATAGACAGCTGCCAGACAACAACAAAGTTCCCAGCGCTAAGGCATTACCCCCACGGCTATCTGGGAGGGGACAAGGACGGGGAGAAGTAAAGTTTCAGCCAAAAGATGTTAACGCAGAAGCAGCTGAAAGGGAACAGGAGTGCAATGTTCGTGATACATTGAAGGCCTTCTATATACGATTTGTCAGGCTCACTGGAATTCTTTTCACGAGGACCAG TTTGGAAACATTTGGGGAGCTGTTTTCTTCAGTTAGCAATGATTTGCAGATTCTTCTTTCTTCCGGTCTTGAGGAGGACCTTAATTTCGGTTCTGATGCTGCAGAAAATGCATTAGCTGCTGTTAGGCTTACTATCATCCTTATATTCACAGTGCACAATGTAAATAAAGAACCTGATAGCCAGTCATATTCTGAACTTGTGCAACGCAGAGTACTGCTCCAAAGTGCGTTTACGGCTGCTTTTGATTTTGTTGGACGAATTCTCAGAAGGTGTTCAGAACTTGGTGATATCACATCAAGCTTCTATCTGCCAGCCATTCTGGTCTACATCGAATGGCTGGCGTCCCATCCAGAGTTGGCTATTGACTCAGAGATGGAGGAACAGCATGCAAATGCCAGATCTTTCTTCTGGAACCAATGTATCTCATTTATGAATAAGTTGATCCTTACCAACCTTGCTTCTATGGAGGACAATGACGATGAGGCTTGCTTTTCTAATATGAGCATTTATGAGGAGGGTGAAACTGGGAACAGGCTTGCCATTTGGGAAGATCTTGAATTGAGAGGTTTTTTGCCCTTGGTTCCTGCACATACCATTTTGGATTTCTCAAGCAAACACACATTTGGAAATGTTGGAAGCACCAAGGAGAAGAAAGCACGGGTTCAACGAATTTTTGCTGCAGGAAAGTCACTGCTGAACTTTGTTCAGATTGATCAGTTGAGGATATATTTTGATCCATCTTTGAAAAAGTTTGTCTTGGCCAAGAACTCTCCTGTTTCTAGAACTAACACCCCTCTTCATGAATCTCCTGATGCACTTAAAACAAATGGGACTGAAATGGATCACAAGGCTGCTAGAAGATTTGATTCAGTTTCTTCTAATGTGGGCTCACTGCAGTCTAAAGTGCAGTTTTGTCCTGAtggtgatgatgaagaagaaattGTTTTCAAGCCAACAGCTTATGAGAAGTTTTCAAAAGTTTCTTCAGATCTGTCAGTTAATGGATACGTCCATCCTGTACCAGTGTCTGCTGCTGGTGGGCCAACCAATGCTAGTTTAGTGCCTGTTCAGAACACTGCATCAATGTCTGCAACTCGTTTACCATCCAATCCACATGCAACTGGTTTGCCATCCAATGGTGGGTCACTTCCAAGTACTGCATCTCTATCAGCTGCTGGTAATTACAACACTGATCAGTCGCTTCCCAGGTCGTCTGTTGGTTGGACTGATTGGGCTGTCAATAGTGAGCAAAATGTTACTCCTAGCATTGCTCCAAGATTTGAACTCATGCAGTCTGTTGAGGAGCCTGTTTCCAGCTGGACAAGCAGTGGGGCACAGCATGTTGGTCCTCAGCACAAGCACACAGGTTTAACTTTCCCAGATGTTGTCTCTGAACCATGTGTATCTGCATCAATGGTTCAATGTTTTAGTAGCTCCGATTATTCGAAATTTCTCAGAGAACAAGAAATATTCTTAATGAATGGACTGAAGACTGTCAACATAACTGGAAATGGCTATCTAGAGCAGAGATTGCAGCCTGGATTGAGTGGTTTACAGTCTATGGGTTATTCATCTCAGATACCTATTCAACCTGGTGGTACCACTGCAAACCTGATGCATAATCATGTCAAAATTACTGGAGAGACTGTCCCCTCTACACTTGATTCAGTTGTACCTTCAATAGCACCATCAGGTGGCATGCCAATCAAACTTACAGAAGCACCACTAACTGCTTCGAAGAAGAACCCTGTTAGTCGTCCATCAAAGCCTGTTGGACCACCTCCAGGATTTAATCATGTAACCCCAAAGCGTCAAGATGATTCTATTCCGGTTGAAAAACTGCAGAACCCACAGGTCGATGATTACAGCTGGCTAGATAGCTATCAGCAATCGATTGATCATGTTCACAGCTTAAGAACTATTTATCCTGGTGTCAGTGATACTAGCACTGCATTTGCCACTCCATTCTCTTTCCCTGGGAGGATACACACACAAGGGACCAATGAAAAGACTTGGCAAGATTTCCACCTTTTTGAGCCTTCAAAACAGAACATGTTCCAAACTTACCACCAAAGAAATCTGCAAAGTGGTCAAATGGATGAACAAGAGCCAGCAAATTCTATCTGGTCTAGCAGTTACCATGTGTGA